In Terriglobales bacterium, a single genomic region encodes these proteins:
- a CDS encoding NADH-quinone oxidoreductase subunit B family protein — MGWLQNKFEKNFLITTVDYVFNWARKSALWPMTFGLACCAIEMIASSTSRFDIARFGSEVFRPSPRQSDLMIVAGTVTLKMAPVVKRIYDQMPDPKWVISMGACSSVGGPFNTYAVLQGVDRIVPTDVYVIGCPPRPENLFYALLKLQDKIDQMSLAKRPTEVRLDESMVENFKRQVMIAQTLQPK, encoded by the coding sequence ATGGGCTGGTTACAGAACAAGTTTGAGAAGAACTTCCTTATAACCACCGTAGATTACGTCTTCAATTGGGCCCGCAAATCGGCGCTCTGGCCTATGACCTTCGGTCTGGCCTGTTGCGCCATTGAGATGATCGCTTCCTCAACGTCGCGCTTCGATATCGCGCGCTTCGGGTCTGAGGTATTTCGTCCCAGTCCCCGTCAAAGCGACCTGATGATCGTCGCCGGCACAGTGACCCTGAAAATGGCGCCGGTGGTGAAACGAATTTACGACCAGATGCCCGACCCCAAATGGGTCATTTCCATGGGAGCGTGCTCATCCGTTGGCGGGCCGTTCAATACCTACGCCGTACTACAAGGCGTGGACCGCATTGTGCCGACGGATGTGTACGTGATCGGCTGCCCCCCGCGCCCAGAGAACCTCTTCTACGCGCTCCTGAAACTGCAGGACAAAATTGATCAGATGTCGCTTGCCAAGCGGCCCACCGAGGTCCGCCTGGACGAGAGCATGGTAGAGAACTTCAAGCGCCAGGTGATGATCGCGCAAACATTGCAGCCGAAATAG
- a CDS encoding HAD family hydrolase, translating to MVERFRSNGAQTLLVDADDTLWENNIYFERAIAQFISFLNHQDFSPQQVREVLNQVERESILSHGYGLHSFAHSLVTTFERLSVEPITPLLHETIHGFAHTIAERPVELLPGVLETLGYLAEKHHLILLTKGAMAEQTGKVERSGLKEYFAAVEIVAEKNESTYRSIAIKYALTPESTWMVGNSPRSDINPALSAGLNAVFVPHDNTWVLEHEDLAPAPPTARLLVLEKFPQLREHF from the coding sequence ATGGTGGAGAGATTCCGATCTAACGGTGCGCAGACCTTACTGGTGGACGCCGATGACACACTCTGGGAGAACAACATTTATTTCGAGCGCGCCATCGCCCAGTTTATTTCTTTCCTGAATCACCAGGACTTCTCACCACAGCAGGTGCGCGAGGTGTTGAACCAGGTTGAGCGGGAATCCATTCTCAGCCACGGGTACGGGTTGCATAGTTTCGCGCATTCCCTGGTCACCACTTTTGAGCGGCTTTCCGTCGAGCCGATCACGCCGTTATTACATGAGACCATCCATGGATTTGCCCACACCATTGCCGAACGCCCCGTGGAACTCCTGCCAGGAGTTCTGGAAACCTTGGGATATCTTGCCGAAAAACATCACCTGATTCTGCTCACCAAAGGCGCAATGGCTGAGCAGACAGGGAAGGTCGAGCGTTCAGGGCTGAAGGAGTATTTTGCCGCGGTGGAGATCGTGGCCGAGAAAAACGAGTCAACGTACCGCAGTATAGCTATCAAATACGCTCTGACTCCCGAGAGCACGTGGATGGTGGGGAACAGCCCACGCTCGGACATCAATCCTGCACTCTCGGCCGGCTTGAACGCGGTGTTCGTACCTCACGACAATACGTGGGTGCTGGAACACGAGGACCTCGCCCCGGCGCCGCCGACAGCACGGTTGCTGGTACTGGAGAAGTTCCCCCAGCTAAGGGAGCATTTCTAG
- a CDS encoding Zn-dependent hydrolase → MRVSNRLLFVLLIVLSSTFTFSQKKSRPKLPPREKKPISATLGVSSDLSQQLAKWRVVKMPSNAAKLSLRERKLLAKLVDACRHLDAIYWRQNDPEALTLYQQLKGSTDPRDARVRRMLLINGSRFDLLEENKPFVGTQPMPPGRGFYPQGATREQIEEYVKQHPDSKAEIYSPTTIVRWQGSDLTAVPYHVAYRSFLEAAARDLRAAADLSDDKQFAEFLRLRADALLTDDYYKSDLAWLDLKNPKFDIIFAPYETYMDGLLGVKGSYGAAVLVRNESESQKLALFQKYVPEIQEALPLAPEGRPSKQGLASPMEVMDAPFRAGDLRHGYQAVADNLPNDPRIHEAKGSKKIFFKNFMDARVQYVILPVAKRLMQADQAAKASGEGYLADVMMHEICHGLGPVFARMAQGKGSIREAIGPAFSGLEEAKADVVGMFALNWLVNHGALPKTRLQEYYSSYVAGIFRTVRFGIGEAHGRAEMMEFNYLNERKAISRDPATGRYSIDYVQMPLAIQDLAKELLEQEATGDRARTEAWFMKYGSMPAELRSSLKAASDVPVDIDPVFSFEEKIQ, encoded by the coding sequence ATGAGAGTTTCAAATCGCCTGTTATTCGTTCTACTAATCGTGCTTTCTTCAACCTTTACTTTCTCCCAGAAGAAAAGCCGGCCTAAGCTGCCGCCTCGGGAGAAGAAACCGATCTCCGCCACCCTTGGTGTGTCTTCCGATCTGTCGCAGCAGCTGGCGAAATGGCGTGTCGTAAAGATGCCGTCCAACGCCGCGAAACTCAGCCTGCGTGAGCGGAAGTTGCTCGCCAAGCTAGTGGACGCCTGCCGCCACCTGGACGCCATCTATTGGCGGCAGAACGATCCCGAGGCGCTCACCCTGTATCAACAGCTAAAGGGAAGTACGGACCCACGGGATGCGAGGGTTCGCCGCATGTTGCTGATCAATGGTTCACGTTTCGATTTACTCGAAGAAAACAAGCCTTTCGTGGGGACGCAGCCGATGCCCCCGGGCCGCGGCTTCTATCCGCAGGGTGCTACGCGGGAGCAGATCGAGGAATATGTCAAGCAGCACCCTGACTCCAAAGCTGAGATCTACAGCCCGACCACAATTGTGCGTTGGCAGGGAAGTGATTTGACGGCAGTACCCTACCATGTGGCCTATCGGTCATTTCTTGAGGCAGCGGCACGCGATCTTCGTGCTGCCGCTGACCTCAGCGACGATAAGCAGTTTGCCGAATTTCTTCGCTTACGAGCGGACGCACTGCTGACGGATGACTACTACAAAAGCGACCTTGCCTGGCTCGATTTGAAGAATCCAAAGTTCGACATCATCTTTGCTCCGTACGAAACCTACATGGATGGCCTGCTCGGCGTGAAAGGCTCCTACGGCGCTGCAGTCTTGGTCCGCAATGAATCTGAGAGTCAGAAGCTGGCGTTGTTCCAGAAATACGTGCCCGAAATTCAGGAAGCTTTACCACTTGCGCCAGAGGGCCGACCCTCAAAGCAAGGTCTGGCCAGTCCAATGGAGGTGATGGACGCGCCTTTTCGCGCCGGCGACTTGCGGCATGGCTATCAGGCCGTCGCCGACAATCTGCCAAACGATCCCCGAATTCACGAGGCAAAAGGCAGCAAGAAGATTTTCTTCAAGAACTTCATGGATGCCCGGGTGCAGTACGTAATTCTTCCGGTTGCAAAACGCCTGATGCAGGCCGACCAGGCCGCCAAGGCATCTGGCGAAGGCTATCTTGCTGACGTGATGATGCACGAGATTTGCCATGGGCTGGGTCCAGTATTTGCCCGTATGGCGCAAGGCAAGGGGAGCATTCGCGAAGCCATTGGGCCTGCATTCAGCGGACTCGAAGAGGCCAAAGCTGACGTCGTGGGCATGTTTGCTCTGAACTGGCTGGTGAACCATGGCGCGCTGCCCAAGACCCGGCTACAGGAATACTACTCGTCCTATGTGGCGGGAATTTTTCGTACCGTTCGCTTTGGAATTGGCGAAGCCCACGGCCGCGCCGAGATGATGGAGTTCAACTATCTGAACGAGCGCAAAGCCATCAGTCGTGATCCAGCCACCGGGCGCTATTCCATCGACTATGTGCAGATGCCGCTGGCAATCCAAGACCTAGCGAAGGAGTTACTGGAGCAGGAAGCCACTGGAGATCGCGCGCGTACAGAGGCTTGGTTCATGAAGTACGGCTCGATGCCGGCAGAATTGCGGTCTTCGCTGAAAGCGGCGAGTGACGTACCGGTGGATATTGACCCTGTGTTTTCGTTCGAAGAGAAGATCCAGTAA
- a CDS encoding HD domain-containing phosphohydrolase: MAVTKNNFRQLLLTVEALSDLGPQMTSERGFPQIARDVLAALVDAAGAREGALFTFNDKPALMASVAAQGFALLPEPALIPLLPKHVHALTVARKPRILDAQTSQQYLSSNGNVAPELFKCIAPLTVSGRLVGMVALGRREGDAPYSEEELEAVGLLANYVSLAVHNHALQQTLAQRVSENLRLLASMHGFYDHTLEAFAAAIDVKHINIHGHSLRVGRYSSGIGEALGMDPTEVAALRSAGYLHDIGKVAVDKRLFAKPEALSSDEFQEMADHTTVGHQIVTGVQFPWPQIPETVRWHHERADGSGYPDGLQMNDVSAPVRIVGLADTFDAMTSERPYRNPLSVGETLSEIVRLTPQKFDPNAVHGLLIQLRRDAVGSNRTVFLQERITCNLAPTDIDNLAATLQHKITSGRVYLT; the protein is encoded by the coding sequence GTGGCGGTGACGAAAAACAATTTCCGGCAGCTGCTGCTGACGGTAGAAGCGCTCTCCGACTTGGGTCCGCAAATGACCTCGGAGCGCGGCTTTCCCCAGATCGCGCGCGATGTTCTGGCGGCGCTGGTGGACGCGGCCGGGGCCCGCGAGGGCGCACTCTTCACCTTCAACGATAAACCAGCCTTGATGGCCTCCGTGGCCGCTCAAGGTTTCGCGCTGCTGCCCGAACCGGCGCTGATTCCGCTGCTTCCTAAACATGTTCACGCCCTGACTGTCGCTCGCAAGCCGCGCATTCTCGATGCGCAAACCTCGCAGCAATATCTGAGCTCGAATGGCAACGTCGCGCCCGAACTGTTCAAGTGCATCGCCCCGCTGACCGTATCTGGGAGGTTGGTGGGCATGGTGGCGTTAGGCCGTCGCGAAGGCGATGCTCCATACAGCGAAGAGGAACTGGAAGCAGTTGGGCTGCTTGCCAACTACGTCTCACTGGCAGTACACAACCACGCTCTGCAGCAGACCCTGGCGCAGCGCGTCTCCGAAAACTTGCGGCTCCTGGCCTCCATGCACGGCTTCTACGATCACACTCTCGAAGCCTTTGCCGCTGCCATTGATGTAAAGCACATCAATATTCATGGGCACTCCCTCCGCGTGGGACGCTATTCGTCGGGCATTGGTGAGGCGCTCGGCATGGATCCGACCGAGGTCGCTGCTTTACGCTCGGCGGGTTATCTGCACGACATCGGCAAGGTCGCGGTGGACAAGCGCCTGTTCGCAAAGCCGGAGGCGCTCAGCTCGGACGAATTTCAGGAAATGGCCGACCATACCACCGTTGGGCATCAGATCGTCACTGGAGTGCAGTTCCCCTGGCCGCAGATCCCTGAAACCGTCCGCTGGCACCACGAGCGCGCCGACGGTTCCGGCTACCCGGATGGGCTGCAGATGAACGATGTCTCTGCCCCGGTACGAATTGTGGGGCTCGCCGACACTTTCGACGCAATGACTAGCGAACGGCCGTACCGGAATCCTCTATCAGTGGGGGAGACGCTGAGCGAGATTGTGCGTCTGACGCCCCAGAAATTCGACCCTAATGCGGTCCATGGACTCCTTATTCAGTTGCGGCGCGATGCTGTGGGCAGCAATCGTACGGTATTCCTGCAAGAACGCATCACTTGCAACCTCGCCCCCACTGACATAGATAACCTGGCTGCCACCCTGCAGCATAAAATCACCAGCGGACGTGTCTACCTGACCTAA
- a CDS encoding Rieske (2Fe-2S) protein, giving the protein MSQFVKIASKSDLPAEGQAKEFPVGQQVVCIANVNGTISAMDNVCLHRGGPLGQGAIEGDKIVCPWHGWQWDPKTGQAAHNPAARVSVYPIKVEGDDVLVEI; this is encoded by the coding sequence ATGTCTCAATTCGTCAAGATCGCCAGTAAGTCCGATCTTCCCGCCGAGGGCCAGGCCAAGGAATTTCCCGTGGGCCAGCAAGTGGTCTGCATCGCTAATGTGAACGGAACCATCTCCGCAATGGATAACGTTTGTTTGCACCGGGGTGGGCCGCTAGGCCAGGGCGCGATCGAGGGCGACAAAATCGTCTGCCCCTGGCACGGCTGGCAATGGGACCCCAAAACCGGACAGGCAGCGCATAATCCCGCTGCCCGGGTATCTGTCTATCCGATTAAAGTTGAGGGCGACGACGTCTTAGTTGAAATTTGA
- a CDS encoding diguanylate cyclase — protein sequence MDEFLNRRSKLELIALAAILIAIPVYLSRAVHAEISFSIMYLLPVALLSWYVGPWAGILGSAVSAAAWLHTDMLVHATSYGNPHLIVRYWNAVILFGFFLVTAVILSRLKAAYRQEQELSRVDFLTGVPNLRAFREVADREKNRVRRYKHPLTLAYMDIDNFKVINDRFGHQIGDVLLVWVAKMINRNLRATDFVARVGGDEFAILLPETGAEAGQFVLYKLQRVLLDLMEKNNWPVTFSIGAATFIAEPESLEQMIQSADDLMYTAKRNGKNRIAQAVVGA from the coding sequence ATGGACGAATTTCTAAATCGCCGCTCCAAGCTTGAACTCATCGCCCTGGCGGCAATTCTGATCGCCATACCTGTTTATTTGTCGCGCGCCGTCCACGCTGAGATTTCCTTCTCCATCATGTATTTGCTGCCGGTGGCGCTGTTGAGCTGGTATGTGGGGCCGTGGGCCGGGATCCTGGGATCGGCAGTTTCGGCGGCAGCCTGGTTACACACTGACATGCTGGTGCACGCAACTTCCTACGGAAATCCGCACCTCATTGTCCGCTATTGGAACGCCGTCATCCTGTTTGGCTTTTTTCTGGTGACGGCGGTCATTCTCTCTCGGCTGAAGGCAGCCTATCGCCAGGAGCAGGAACTTTCGCGCGTAGATTTCCTCACCGGGGTTCCTAATTTGCGCGCCTTTCGCGAGGTGGCCGATCGCGAGAAGAACCGGGTCCGCCGCTATAAGCATCCGCTCACCCTGGCTTACATGGACATTGATAATTTCAAGGTTATCAACGACCGCTTCGGGCACCAGATTGGAGACGTACTGTTGGTATGGGTAGCAAAGATGATCAATCGCAATCTGCGTGCCACCGACTTTGTTGCCCGCGTCGGCGGCGACGAGTTCGCCATTCTTCTGCCGGAAACGGGCGCCGAAGCCGGCCAATTCGTGCTCTACAAACTGCAGCGCGTACTGCTTGACCTGATGGAGAAGAATAACTGGCCGGTGACCTTCAGTATCGGCGCGGCCACGTTTATCGCCGAACCGGAATCGCTCGAGCAGATGATCCAAAGCGCTGACGATCTGATGTACACCGCCAAGCGCAATGGAAAAAACCGCATTGCGCAGGCGGTGGTGGGAGCGTGA